In Fusarium falciforme chromosome 9, complete sequence, the following are encoded in one genomic region:
- a CDS encoding Carboxypeptidase: MQFKLFGALLAFGTLSQAAFNRDALNAFNKEHPRRYDQKRAPVPPSAPILETRSKSKFLNKRTEKFVVNGSAIPEVAFDIGESYAGLLPISKDPDESRELYFWFFPSTNPHAGDEVVIWLNGGPGCSSLSGLLTENGPFLWQDGTLAPTPNSYSWTNLTNVIWIEQPVGVGYSQGKPNITNEVELGLQFIGFWRNFIEAFELQGATTYITGESYAGYYVPYIADAFITANDDTYYKLGGVAINDPIIGDGTLQQQAVIYPYIEYWQNLINLNQTALNALRWTHEHCNFSTYIDHYGTFPPPKGPFPVLPDPYADTSGNYTCDIFDYAYGAALDSNPCFNIYHITDTCPHTYAQLGIVNQGDYAPPGAQVYFNRTDVKKALNAPQVDWYQCTPNNVFGEGDPNSNSSDTSLAPAQNNVLRRVIEHTNNTIIGVGRLDFLLPPNGTLFALQNATWNGKQGFQKYPQDKQFYVPFHPEYNGGRLSEAGTVGQWGHERGLTYYEVQLAGHELPGYTAGAGYRVLELLLGRIKNLGTIENFTTQKGHFQGKGGSGLRPPANPLHIPQGHGY; encoded by the exons ATGCAGTTCAAGTTGTTTGGCGCTCTTCTTGCCTTTGGGACCCTGTCCCAGGCAGCATTCAACCGGGATGCCCTGAATGCCTTCAATAAGGAGCATCCCCGTCGCTATGATCAGAAGCGCGCCCCTGTTCCCCCCTCTGCCCCGATTCTGGAGACCAGAAGCAAGTCCAAGTTCCTCAACAAGCGCACTGAGAAGTTTGTCGTCAATGGATCTGCCATTCCAGAGGTAGCTTTTGACATTGGCGAGTCATATGCCGGTCTGCTGCCAATCTCTAAAGACCCTGATGAGTCCAGAGAACTGTACTTTTGGTTCTTTCCCAGCACCAACCCTCATGCCGGTGATGAAGTGGTTATCTG GCTCAACGGAGGTCCGGGCTGCAGTTCTCTGAGTGGCTTGTTGACTGAGAACGGCCCTTTTCTTTGGCAAGATGGCACCTTGGCCCCTACTCCAAACTCATACAGCTGGACAAACCT GACCAACGTCATCTGGATTGAGCAGCCTGTCGGTGTCGGTTACAGCCAGGGGAAGCccaacatcaccaacgaGGTCGAGCTTGGTCTTCAGTTCATCGGCTTCTGGCGTAACTTTATCGAGGCATTTGAGCTTCAAGGAGCTACGACTTACATCACTGGAGAGTCGTATGCTGGCTACTATGTCCCATATATCGCTGACGCCTTCATTACGGCCAATGACGACACATACTACAAGCTGGGCGGTGTTGCCATCAACGATCCCATCATCGGAGACGGCACCCTGCAACAACAGGCCGTCATCTACCCATACATTGAGTACTGGCAgaacctcatcaacctcaaccagACAGCCCTGAACGCCCTTCGGTGGACCCATGAGCACTGCAACTTTTCCACTTACATCGATCACTACGGGACTTTCCCACCTCCCAAGGGACCTTTCCCAGTCCTCCCTGACCCATACGCTGATACTTCGGGCAATTACACTTGCGATATTTTCGACTATGCCTACGGCGCTGCCCTTGATTCCAACCCCTGCTTTAACATTTACCACATTACCGACACTTGCCCTCACACTTATGCACAGTTGGGCATCGTGAATCAG GGCGACTACGCTCCCCCCGGCGCACAGGTCTACTTCAACCGCACAGATGTCAAGAAGGCTCTCAACGCACCGCAGGTTGATTGGTACCAGTGCACTCCTAACAATGTCTTTGGCGAAGGCGATCCTAACTCGAATTCTTCCGACACTTCTCTTGCACCAGCACAGAACAACGTCCTCCGCCGCGTGATCGAACacaccaacaacaccatcattGGCGTTGGACGTCTTGACTTCCTCTTGCCTCCCAACGGCACACTTTTTGCGCTACAGAACGCCACCTGGAACGGCAAGCAGGGGTTCCAAAAGTATCCCCAAGACAAGCAGTTTTACGTACCTTTCCACCCAGAGTACAATGGTGGAAGACTGAGTGAAGCGGGCACCGTCGGACAATGGGGACATGAGCGTGGCCTGACTTACTACGAGGTTCAGTTGGCGGGCCATGAGCTGCCTGGATACACCGCAGGAGCCGGTTACCGGGTGTTGGAGTTGTTGCTGGGACGAATCAAGAACTTGGGCACTATTGAGAACTTTACCACACAAAAGGGACATTTCCAGGGCAAGGGAGGATCTGGCCTTCGCCCCCCCGCGAACCCTCTGCACATTCCACAGGGGCACGGTTACTAA